A genomic region of candidate division TA06 bacterium contains the following coding sequences:
- a CDS encoding transposase — protein MHATKPFAGIKNAELKTSRSWAIKEALRHFWAYSYTKCAEKYFNAWYFWATHSRLKPIIEAAKTLKRHLANLLTYIKHRITNATSEGINSKIQTIKLMACGYRNRKHYKVAIYFHCGGLDLYPRAATA, from the coding sequence ATTCACGCAACAAAGCCGTTTGCCGGCATAAAGAACGCCGAACTCAAAACGAGCCGCAGTTGGGCGATCAAGGAAGCTCTCCGACATTTCTGGGCATACTCGTATACAAAATGCGCGGAGAAATACTTTAATGCGTGGTACTTCTGGGCCACGCATTCCCGGCTTAAGCCGATAATCGAAGCCGCTAAGACGCTGAAGCGGCATCTTGCCAACCTGCTGACTTACATAAAGCACCGGATTACAAATGCTACATCGGAGGGGATCAACAGCAAGATCCAAACGATAAAACTGATGGCCTGTGGATACCGGAACCGGAAGCACTACAAAGTTGCAATCTACTTCCACTGCGGCGGCCTTGATCTTTATCCAAGAGCGGCAACGGCCTAA
- the murI gene encoding glutamate racemase translates to MTQSSPIGIFDSGFGGLTIFKQIRQLLPQYDYIYLGDNARTPYGNRSFEAVLKFATEGVDYLFKQNCPLVVIACNTASAKALRSIQQQYLPAHCPERRALGVIRPTVEAIAGHTSTNSVALWATQGTVRSDSFTIEIAKHAPGVKLVQQACPMLVPLVEAGELEGGGLKYFIKKYWGQTKAQSPNIDTLLLACTHYPLILPQIKALLPESVRILSQDELVAPSLKEYLTRHPEHEIKISKNGGCRFLTTDACQHFDHLGEIFMGQKIASEKVDL, encoded by the coding sequence ATGACCCAATCATCCCCCATAGGCATCTTCGACTCCGGCTTCGGCGGGCTGACCATCTTCAAGCAGATCCGCCAACTGCTGCCGCAGTACGACTACATCTACCTGGGCGACAACGCCCGCACCCCTTACGGCAACCGTTCCTTTGAGGCCGTCTTAAAATTCGCCACCGAAGGGGTGGATTATCTCTTCAAACAAAACTGCCCCCTGGTGGTGATCGCCTGCAACACCGCGTCAGCCAAGGCGCTGCGCAGCATCCAGCAGCAGTATCTTCCCGCTCATTGCCCCGAACGCCGGGCGCTGGGGGTGATCCGCCCCACGGTGGAGGCCATCGCCGGCCATACTTCAACCAATTCCGTGGCGTTGTGGGCCACCCAGGGCACGGTCCGCTCCGACAGCTTTACCATCGAGATCGCCAAGCACGCCCCCGGGGTCAAGCTGGTCCAGCAGGCCTGCCCCATGCTGGTGCCATTGGTCGAAGCCGGGGAGCTGGAGGGCGGGGGCTTAAAATACTTCATCAAAAAATACTGGGGGCAGACCAAGGCCCAAAGCCCAAATATCGATACCCTGTTGCTGGCCTGCACCCATTATCCCCTGATCTTGCCGCAGATCAAGGCCCTGCTGCCGGAGAGCGTCCGGATACTGTCCCAGGACGAATTAGTGGCGCCCAGCCTGAAGGAATATCTGACCCGGCATCCGGAGCATGAAATCAAAATCTCCAAGAACGGGGGTTGCCGCTTTTTGACCACCGACGCCTGCCAGCATTTCGACCACCTGGGCGAGATATTCATGGGGCAAAAGATCGCTTCGGAGAAAGTGGACCTGTAA